In a genomic window of Ipomoea triloba cultivar NCNSP0323 chromosome 3, ASM357664v1:
- the LOC116013782 gene encoding probable serine/threonine-protein kinase PIX13 has product MGNCFGIGSEIADPSRSSTTHRSSSSPRPSTPATSRNYSNGAATAFSATSSSAGLSRFSTAGSEDTHVNGEILPMSNLKTYTYADLKAATRNFKSDMVLGVGGFGTVFKGWVDEKTFAPSKIGSGVVVAIKKLNEESMQGFEEWQSEVNFLGRLSHPNLVKLIGYCWEDKELLLVYEFMQKGSLENHLFRRSAVVEPLSWDLRLKIAIGAARGLAFLHTSDKQVIYRDFKASNILLDANYNAKISDFGLAKMGPSGGHSHVTTRVMGTYGYAAPEYVATGHLYVKSDVYGFGVVLLEMLTGLRALDTRRPSGEHNLVDWKKPMLSQKKKLKSIIDARMEGQYSTKAAMQAAQLTLRCLEQEPRKRPSMKEVVEILEEIEGMEKPKKSKSSRSGHSQSSSHHRRPSPRHRPTSPGRPSPRGGGAAGPRR; this is encoded by the exons ATGGGGAATTGCTTTGGAATTGGATCCGAGATTGCTGACCCTAGCCGGAGCAGCACTACCCACCGCAGCTCTTCTTCACCTAGACCTTCCACTCCAG CAACTTCAAGAAACTACAGCAATGGTGCTGCTACTGCATTTTCGGCGACGAGCAGCAGTGCTGGGCTTAGCCGGTTTTCGACGGCAGGGAGTGAGGACACACATGTAAATGGGGAGATTTTGCCTATGTCGAATTTGAAGACCTATACTTACGCGGATTTGAAGGCTGCCACGAGGAATTTCAAGTCTGACATGGTCCTGGGAGTGGGAGGTTTTGGGACGGTTTTTAAAGGATGGGTTGACGAGAAGACATTCGCGCCTTCTAAAATTGGCAGTGGAGTGGTAGTTGCGATCAAGAAGTTGAACGAAGAAAGTATGCAAGGGTTTGAGGAGTGGCAG TCCGAAGTAAATTTCTTAGGAAGGCTTTCACATCCTAATCTGGTTAAACTGATCGGGTACTGCTGGGAAGATAAAGAGCTGCTACTCGTCTATGAATTTATGCAGAAGGGAAGTTTGGAGAACCACCTTTTCCGAA GGAGTGCTGTTGTTGAACCACTTTCTTGGGACTTACGGCTCAAAATTGCAATAGGAGCAGCACGGGGCCTAGCTTTTCTGCATACTTCAGATAAGCAAGTGATCTACAGGGATTTTAAGGCTTCCAATATTCTTCTCGATGCA AATTACAATGCAAAGATATCAGATTTTGGATTAGCTAAAATGGGGCCTTCAGGCGGGCACTCACACGTTACAACTCGAGTAATGGGCACATATGGCTACGCTGCACCTGAATACGTTGCAACAG GTCATCTATATGTGAAGAGCGATGTGTATGGCTTTGGTGTCGTCTTGCTTGAGATGTTGACCGGCCTGCGAGCACTCGATACTAGGCGACCTAGCGGGGAACATAATCTGGTGGACTGGAAGAAACCCATGCTCTCCCAGAAAAAGAAGTTGAAGTCGATAATTGATGCTCGAATGGAAGGCCAATACTCGACAAAGGCGGCAATGCAGGCTGCTCAGCTTACTTTGAGATGCCTGGAGCAAGAACCGAGAAAGCGGCCTTCGATGAAAGAAGTGgtggaaattttggaggagatTGAAGGTATGGAGAAACCAAAGAAGTCAAAAAGCAGCAGATCCGGGCATTCTCAATCATCATCTCATCACCGTAGGCCTTCACCGAGACACCGCCCAACTTCACCTGGCCGCCCGAGCCCCCGTGGCGGTGGCGCGGCTGGACCAAGAAGATGA